Genomic segment of Apium graveolens cultivar Ventura chromosome 7, ASM990537v1, whole genome shotgun sequence:
CCCACCCCCACCCCCACCCCTCCCTTTCTCCCAAATACATATATTAAATATCCTAGACTGAGTAAGTTGACAAGATAAAAAGAAGTAATCATACATCATATTTCTAGTACCTGCTTCACTGTATCTTTCCTGTTTAACTGCTAGATTCATATTCTTCACCATGTCGAGTTCCTCAAGGAGTAAATCTGGACCATCTGCAGCGCTGAATAAAATTCAATTTATTTTCAGACATAGAAAATGCATTGGATAATAATATATGTGGAATCAGCTTTACCTGTCCAGTGTCACGTCATATACAGATTTTGTATCACGGATTCTGCCCCCATAATCAATTTTAATAGCATCATTCAAGACAACTTGTTTATTGACATATATAGGCACCTAGAATCAAAAGTTGACCAAAATAGATTATATATACACAAGTTACCACAATCATATTTTCATGTTGCCACTGCAAGTCATTAGAACAAATCCTTGTTTATCCACAATAAGTAGCTTTTCTGTTTCTCTTCaaatattatgaaatatataCCAAAACAGGTAATCCATGGTTTGGTTCATTTGGGTCTACAATCATCCCATCACAGGAAACAGTACTGTTTTGTTTTTTACCACCCATAAGAATACTACTTCATTACGTTGTTGTTTCTTAGACACTCTAATACATAGTATGCCTAATACTGCAACAACCATTATCCAATGCATATAGTATACCATCTACAAGCCTCCTGTTGCCTGTAAAAGGTGCACGACGTCATACCTTACATCTTTGAGCCACATTTATGGCATCTGAAGGGCGTGCATCCACTCGAAGAATCTCTGATTTTCCTGGCTGCGAAATGACAATCTCATTAAAACTAAACTACTTAAAAATGTTACAATATTTTTTTAGATAACCACCTTTTGAAAATATATCCCCGCAAAGTATGTGTTAACAACTCTTTCCGTAATTTTTATCATATTCACCTGTTAGGAAAAACAAAGGGGAAAGAAAACACAGAACTAAGGAAGTTAGTACGAAAGAATTACACAATAGCTTAAGCCCAACTTAAACATAATGGTGAACGTGTATACTTGATAAAAATCGGGACACGCTATTAGAAATCACCATTCAAAACGAAAAGAAAAGTAAAAATAAATATCAGCCTTGACAACATTCTAGAGGTTCTCTCCTAACAGAATACAATTTGTTGATATTCTTCATGCCTTGCATAACCAAATCCATCTTTATTTTCCCCCCACTAACCAACAATTTTCCATTTTAACCCCTGCTTACTCATGTGTCCCTTTTCCAATTCCACCTTTTTCTCCTCAACAACACAGGTGGCCGTCTTGATTCTTAGCAAATTAACATCCGGTGTAATCGTTACATAGGACATTCTCTCTAAAACATAAAAAAGAAGACAAACTACCATAATAAAATGGTAGTCATTCCTAACTTAGGAAGTGAACTATATGCATAATCGCATATAATATAGTGGAGAGTTGAAATTCATACTAGTGGTAATGATGAGGAAAATAGTTGTATATCAAACTTTTCTTATTTAACTCACCTGCATTTAATTATTTGATGGAAGCTAAAAGTTATAAGAGTATCTGTGCCTTCAGCAGTATGCTGCAAGCATGGATGACAAGTGATTCTACAGACCAGCTAAAGACAAAAATTGGTAGAGATTTCTACAGATTTTAAGCTAGTGAGGATGACTCGAGAACATGTTGTTATGGATCAGGTAGTCCTTGGAAAATAACAGCTGCTTAAGAGTGTTTTTTTGTCAGGGCTGCTTAATGATAGTCATACCATAAGACTCGTTACTGTTAAGTAAAATAAGAACTTTTACAATATTTTTAACCATGTGTAAATTTAGCACAGATGACAATGCATGGCACACTACTTAAACTACTTTGAGAACAAGTTAgtaaatatatatatctgtgtgtgtgtgtgtctctCTCCGTGTGTGTGTGAATACATACTTCATAGCCAAGTTTTCCAACTATATGCCTCACAAGCTGAAAATGATTTGGATAATCCTGCAGTCATTTATAAATAGTGAATGAGCATTATTATCAAAatagtaaataaaatattttacatGAATAAGCAAGTACCCCATTGTAATCCTCTTGTGAAGATTCAATGAGCTTTTGAACAGCAAATTCCCCTGCAGTAGTAGTCACATAGGTACTTAGTACAGAGTTAAAGATATGCAAACTTCCCTGGGAAGGGGCAATCTTATAAGCTTAAGAGTTTTGACTACATTAGTGTATGATTAATGGCATTCATCTATGTACCTACAACAATTGGTAGCAAAAAATCCTCATCACAAGAGATCTTAAGAAATATAGTTGGGCTCTGGAACCTCTGGAGAAACCCTGGTCCGATAAAATTGGATTCAGCTCTAGGTTTCCTTCCTTGGATTGAAAATTGAGGAATCTTGTTGGACGAATTCCACTTGATTTCTTCTTGAAATCCATGTATACGCATATGATGGTGACTAACAGTCTCTGAAAATTGAATGTATATTTCACCTTTTAATATGACAAGAGTGGTAATCTACCCCAAAATTATGCATGGTTGGTCTATTAGATATAATAGATATACCTTATATAGTATAAAACGGTTAGCTTGAAAGGGAACTTTTGTAACCTTTCCAAGAATTTACTACCACATATGGACTGCACTCCACAAAGAACACCTTATATAAAGAACACCACCatcataatattttatttttcattaaaaaatGATTTATTAAGATTAGAATCACAATATTTAACGACAATTAAGCTTAAAATACTTGATCTAATATAGAATCCCAtctaaaattaaaaatcaaatgtAACAATAACATAGAACCCGGTGCAGAATCCAGTTTAAAAACATCCTATATAACTTTGTAGTTTGTAACAAAGAAATTATGTGTAGACATAATTTTATCTTAGATTACAtttttattcataatttttttttttggtGTGAAAGTGGAATTTAAATGCAATTTTATGCAAGATTCTATAATGTTCTTTATTGTTCTTTATATAAGAGTGTTCTTCATGGAGTAAtggcctatatatatatatatagcacaCACTAAAAGCTGTGGAGACTACATTGATACAGGATCTAGATTTGTTTGGTTATATGTTTTATTTATGAACATGTAGGTTCGAGGTGCACCACGTAAGCTGGCCCGGACACCAGGTTATAAAAAAACATGCAAGTGGCTTTATGTGGAGCCAAATCCTAAATGAAAATTTTATCTATTTCCTATTTATCTGTTATAGTTcaaaaatatgaattaaaattaattcaaatCTAATCTAACTGAAATAGTATCTAACTCGAATTTGCAGAAATATCGAGGGGTCAAATCAGATCACTCGAGAAAATTGAGTGAGTGCTCGATTATCATTAAAAAGGGCCCAAAAAGTATTAGAATTTTTTAAATATTGATCATGAAgctaaatatttttgaaatagttttcaattttaaaaaattattatgagGTTTTGACATTAAATTGATCTTGCATTTGGATTTTATGTTTGTAAGGTGTTATAAATTCTTAATTGATTACTATATTCATCAAAATATTAAGGATAATATTTTAAAAAGTTTGACTTTTTAGACCGATAAAGCATTCCTACTTTCTTGTTAATCTGCTTAATCATTATGTAGTATCCTAGTGATTTCTGATTTTAAAACATTGTTTTAGGGTTTGAATAATTATTGTTAACTTTTTAAGTTTTATCCTAGTCAATGATTATCTTTCTTTGGTAAGAAGAGGCAGAGGACTGAATCTCGGTGGGGGTAAGGTCTGTGAGCATTTACAATGATAAAATTGATCATTAACAAGAAAAAGGGTTGATGGAATTTAATAAGATGAATAGTAGATAACGCCTTCAGCTAAGAACAAAGCCACTTTCAACTTCATAAAATGAACACAACTTTCTTTCACCCAAACAACTAACTGAACCTGAAATAAAAAATAAGCCATGATCCATGTGCCACAACCAACTCAACGAAGCAATATAAGAGAGGACATGAACCTATGTGAACCTTACAGGAGAGAAAAAGAAGTTATCTCAAACTGTATCTTTATTCCATGTACTTCAATTTTCTGCGATGAGAATTGTGGAGAAAATGAGTGGTGAAGAATGAAGCATTTCTAAATTTGGGGCATTTCGATGGCGAATTGACAATTTGATCGAACTGATGGACATTTGATACTTTTCGAACGCAACAGATATTTTGGATATGGTGTTATTTTTTAAAACTCGAATGAGTGTTTCggggttaaaatttgaatttgaCAATACTGGAACCCATCCCTATAATCCTGGACCGCAGATTCTCACACAAAGCAATCAAATAAATGATGTTGACCAAAAATCACAAGACACATAAAAGTTGCAATACAAGTGGGGCGGGTGTCTAAGTGAGTAAAGCTTATGATCTATGAATATAGGCCTAGTACAGACATATACTAATTGTGTGTGCATAATAACAGAAATTGGGGGGGGTAGTTGAAAATAGACCTGAGAGGAGGAGGGAGGCTAAAATGAAGTCATCTCCGGCGCCTTGGGGATGAGTATTATAATAATCAGAGTTGTTACTGTTACTGTTGGTGTTGCAATAAATAAAAGCAAGACATAAGTTTGATGATCCGCGTCTGCTTCTGCTTCTGCTTCTTATCAACTGATGCTGCTGCTGATTTAAGATGAGCCTAAGATTAAGAAATTTACAACAAAGACGACGTGATGATGTGTGTGCTTGATCCACTCCGGTGGTGGTGGTGCTCATCGTATGAATGCGCAGCGCAGGAGCTCCCACCATCATAATCACTAATTACTACTGCAGTGTTACTTCTTATCGATTTCGGTATATATACATAGTAGATCACAACTCACAACCTAGGCCCTCATTCATTCAATCACTGTTTTTTTAAGGAAAACAACCCCCCCTCCCCGGTgggtcaaataatttaattagatacacataataaatataattataattaaatttagatatgtatatttacaatatatatttttaaaataatatatagttttataatgttataagtataaatgatttACCTTCAAAAAAAAGTATAAATgatttaaatttatatatttcatataattttataattttttaccGAAACATCCAGTATTTACATTTATCTATTTTCATTTTTACACAAAacatgaaaataaaataaaattatgcGAGAACGAAAATACACAAATTCTAAATGGATCGATACGACCAATTAATCGATCCATAAACCATCTTGTGTATGCATAATCAAAATTACACGAGAATAAAAAAGCAGTTTAATTGATATGATGTTTGGTGTAAGTACACAATAAGAAAAAATACATGATACAAAAGTGTACTATAATAACGAATGGACAAGTGTACTTTTTTTTACATCAGATTGTCCAACAAAAACAAAGGAGACGATAAAACATTAAAGCCATTAGGCATACAAGGTAACCCAGCTAAACTATGGGCTAGCCTATTTGCCTGCTTTCTGATAAACCCCCTGCTGCACAAGATGTCTCGACATTGAACTATTAAGTCACCCAACTCAAGGTAGTTGATATCTGGTTTGTTAATCGCCTTGACACAAGATAGTGAATCACCCTCTATAATAAGTTTAGGACCAGTAAACACAGAAGTCCACCTCAAGGCTTCCAAAATCCCAGTCAACTCCGCTTCTGCCACTGAAACACGGCCTGTAAATTTCATCATTTTTCCGCCCAGAAATCTGCCTTGATAATCCCTCATTACCATGCCTACCGAGAATACATCTGCACTGTTGAAAATGGAGGCATCGACATTTAACTTCAAGTCTCCAATCGAAGGCCGTCTCCATTTCTTCATTTGATTGGTAGCTGCTGTGACACTTGTTGACTGCTGTACAAGGTTTTTACGTGCTGCATTCCAATCTACAACCTGTTTTGAGCTCCATGCTATAGCAATCTCTGGACTTATACTCTTGTTTTCTCACAGCCGTCGATTCCTAGCAAACCACACTTCCCAGAGGATCGTAGCAATAGTAATAAGATTGTCATTAGTTTCGATACTCGGCCTTTCAAGCAGCCACTCAGACGCATAATCATTAGTACACACTTTTCAAATGTGTATATTTTCTTTGATCATTAATTTCATATTGGCCAAATATATAAATAACCTTTTTAACCGCTCCACACCAACAATATACTCGATCTCTGTTTCAATGATGATCTGAGCATGGACATTGTTTACATCTCTTCTCCGAGTTTGCTAGGGTTGCAATTGGCTAGTAGGGTTTAGTATCTAAGCGGCTGGCTAATGTTGGGAATCCACCCATCTTGTCAGTAGAGTAAATCGCCCTTCTTCCTTTTCCTTAGCCGAAGGGAAGCACTAAGACAAAGTCTGCAGCTGGTAGAGGAGGACGGCGCCCTAGCGAAAGTCGCCTTGTATCTTTCTATAAAGTCAAGTGATAGCTTTTTATAATCCAGGTTGCTAAGATTGGAACTTGGAAATAACTCAACAGTTTTCCGGCGCAAACAGTATTGGCGTAATAAACAGTGACTTGGATTATGCCGGAGTTCTCTATTTATGCTCTCTACTCCACTAATAATAGCAAGTAATTAAGTAATGGAATTATTCTACTAAACCGatattaaaaatagtttaaagATAGACCAGCCATATAGAATCCTTCActaattcaaaattaaaaatcCAAACTCATAAACCAAAGACCAATACACAAGCCACGTCCTATGTAAAAATCAGAATCTTCACCCTAGTAGCTGAGAATTTCAATCATTCAATCATCCAAACAAAAGATATGATACTTTAATATCCCAAGGTCTACATGTGCCTCAACCACGTTCCATCAGCTTCATCTGCTTCGATGAGCATAAGTCCTGTCCGGACTATAAGGTGGAGAATATGGAGGTGATCTAGTCCTTTCCTTTCTTGACCTTCCACCATAAGGAGAATATGGAGGTGACCTAGTCCTTTCCCTTCTTGACCTTCCACCATAAGGAGATCGCCTTGGGGGAGGAGAGTAATCCCGGCCATGTCGATATGGTGAACGCCTTGGAGACCTCCTGTACTCATCACGTCCCGAACCACCTCGATATCTACCACCACGATCACCACGATCACCACGTTCTCCCCGAGAGCCTTCAATAAAAGGAAATTTATACACAAACAGACAGAGCAAGAAGTTCAAGATAAAGAGTAAAAAGTCCAATCAAACAAGACAAGGTAGGACTTACTACTGTCCCTGGCAAGGCCGAGATAGTGACCAGGTGTAGGTGTTCTGGGGCGTTTTCTACGAGACTGAAATAcaaagaataaataaataaattgataAAAAGTTCTATTTGAAACCCCCAAACAAACTCAGTATCATAAAGAGTAACAGCAACTATCCGAAACACAAGTAAACTCATCATCACAAATGTACACTTGTAGTATCCTAGGGAAAGTAACAGGGGCTAGAGTATAGGGTAACCAAGACACTCAACTCGACCATATGTACTACAGCTAGAAGGGAATATACTATTTATCAATTTACACCGGATTTTATCAAGCTTAaccaaaagaaaaaaaaacttgATGCCAGGTATGAGGTACCATAAAATTCTGACTAGAACCGTTGATTAGTTGAAAGTTGAAAGTAATTGCTGAGGTTGTATAGTTGTTGGTAATAAAGTTGCTAAGTTTAGTTGATCAGATGCATGTGAAAGCTGTTTTAGCTGGCCATTGATCAAGCTTTTTAAATGTTGCAATGGATGAACGCATCATCTTTGATTGCTGCTAACATAGCTGAGGCAATGTTCTGAATATAGCCAAAAATCTCAAAGTAAGAAAATACGGCAATTAAATATGAAAATCACTGCTATCAAAGGATAATTGACTTTACCCTCTCTACAGTGATGTATCGCCCCTCCAGAACTGATTGATTCAGATGTTTAATGCAACGGTCAGCATCCTCAACACTGTTCATCGTTATGAAAGCGAACCCACGGGAGATGCGGGAACGAGGCTCCACAACAAGAAAGCAAGAAGCAACCTACagtataattttattattaacaAAAGATTTTTTATAAATCGACTGTGTTATATGACAAGCGTACATACTTGTCACAACAGTGTCCAAGGCAGAGTCCACAAATTCTACATATATTATATTAAAGAGTAAATTCCACGGGTGTGGCTAAAGTTTACACTCATTTTCAAAATATTAGCTGGATTTTCAAATTCACAGAATGATGGCTGAATTTCCTTTTCTCCTTTCAAAAATGTGTCTGCCGTCAAGACTGTTAAATTTGCACCATTAACTCaattaaaaaaaatgtaaattgAAGGGGTATAAAGGTAAAAACACGTATGTTttaagaaaaatgaaaaataagtAATGAAAAGAATGTAAGAGTTTCTACTTTCTAGTACCATCCCAACCCCTGCATCCTCCCCTCGACCCCGTCCCCAACTTCAACCCCCCCAATCCCCAACGCCAACTCCAACTCCAATCGCATTCATAAGATTCAAACATACTAAGCGTACACATAACTAAACCCTAAACAACTACATTAACAATACATACAAACTATACATGCACTGAGTTTAATCGAAAATTTGCGAATTTGTGGTGGATTTGATAGAACATTTAGGGATTTGTGGTGTTTATGTTAACTGGGGAATTTGGGGGTCTCGGTGGAGGCCACTATCGCCCGCGCGGCAACGGCGGTGGTGGTAGGCGGTGATTATTGATTCGAGACCGAGAaggggagagggagagagaaggGGGTTTGTGTTGTTTATGAACTGAGGAGAAAGAAGCTGGATTTTTGTTGGGTTTTAATGATTGGGGAAGGAGGAGAGAGATGAATGCTGTTGTGTGTGTATTTTGTGTGTTGCTCGGAAAAGAGAGAGGGATTGAAAGGCGTAGGAGGAGAGATTGGATAGAGACAAGGGTGAGTGTGTTAAGTGAGTGAGTGTGCTGAAAAACGAATCAATGTGAGCTTCTGGAGAACCTGACCACCGGACTTGGGCTAGCCGGCCGCAATTTGTTAGGATCGGAATATGTATGttaatttattaatatatatatatatatcaattgaaatgaaatttgagataattaattaataaataatttattggGTGGATATTAGTGAATTACCCAAATTATCCCTAATAAATTAACGGCATTATTTCAAGTTTGACGGCAGACACGTTTTTGAAAGGCAGAATGAAATTTCGGCCACCGTTTCGTGAATTTGAAAATCCGGTCAATATTTTGAAAATCAGTGTATACTACAGCCACACCCCTCTATATTAAACGGATATACAGCACATCATAAGAAATATCAGCAATACATGTAAGTTATCACTGGAAGGCATTCACCCAGGAGTGTGCATATTATGCCAAACAGGCCCAAAACTAGGTATTGCGTAAAACAACTTACTTTTCCTTCCTTGTTAAAATGATCTTCAAGGTCTCTCTCTGTAACCCTCGTAGACAGGCCAGTAACATAAAGTGTGTTTCCAGGATTAACAACCTCAGTTGGCCTGCAAAATTTTAGGAATAACTGTGAAATGTGAATGCAACACAAAAAACCCTAAGCAAACCAAACATACAAATCACGCTCCACTCAGAAGTAGGGAGTGGGGGAGGGGGACAGAGAGAGGTGTACAGACATTACCCCCCCCCCCAAAACCCAAGTAGAGACTAGAGATGTTTTTTTGTAACCCATGACTACTGAAACAAAAGAAAATTACAAAAAACTGAAAAAGAAATTATGATGATTCATGAAACTCTTGGGTTGTAAGTTGAActgcagatgtcggttttatttATCACATGAATTCAGCCTTCTAATTTGTCAAGTTGAGATTAACTAGAAATTTTGTTTGACGACCTCAAGCCTATTAACTAATTTTCAAGCTAGCGTAAGGTGTCCTTGAGCTCAAAAACAAGATCTAGATGAGTAGAATAGTAGATGCCATTTTATCGAGTCAAACTAGAACTTTCTCAATTTAAAATTACAGGCCTAAAAACCTTAATTCTCGAAAATGAATAAACTTAATCAGAAAATGAATACAGATTAAGGCAACTAACCTTCCACGGCCTCTGGAAACTGATCTAGACCTAGACCTTTCCCGAGGCCTGGACCAAGACCTGGACCTGGACCTGGACCTGGAGTTTGGCAACCTAAGCTGTTCATCGTAAGGCGAAGGAGACCTCGAATACCTAACGTATGATTAGAAACGCAAATAAGTTGGAGAATTGGAACTAAATTATGTACCAAAATGTGATGTCAAAATTAATTATTAGCTTTTCAAATCCAAAAAAAATAATCAAAGAATTAGGTCTTACCTTTTGCGGGGAGAGTCGGCCTGCGCAAAACAAAAACGAATTAAAAATgtacatgtatgtatatatcaatATTCAGCAGACAGCAAAGAGAAGGAAAAAAGAGTACCATTTTTTGCTCCCAACCCTAGATTGATGAAGATGAGGAACCCAAACTATCAATGTTGGCGCACCGCTCTTGTTTAATTTACTTATTTGTGCTCGTTTTTGGGCTTCAAATTAATATTGGGCTTTCTTTAATAAAAATAGCGACAAGTAGCCCAATTGTGTATTAATCATGGACCCAAGTTTCGGTTGGGCCCAATGCCACACGGTTGGCAAATATGGATAATACAAAAGTATTATATTTTCCAACATTAATAGCCCGCTCCATTATTGAAAGATTATTATCCATCGCTAACAATTagatatattttaatttaattcgTGAGTGTGTATGTACAACAATGATCACATCGAAAATTATCAATTATACATATGACACTTAAGTATTTGAGACGGTTTTCGAGACAGTTCGGAGTAAACAATAATACTTATCCACCTCCCAACTTATAACCaattttttatatgaaaattTGTATCTGAGGGTGCTACCCGAGTTTATAATATTTTGTAATATAAATACATAAACATAAATTTGTAATTTCAGGATAAGTTACTAGTATTTACAAAGTTGCCATTAAATTTGCATGAGAGAAATTTATAATCTCAGGGGAGTTATCTAAGGTCATCCTCGAACCGATTTTTCTCTGTTTGGATGATATTGGTGTTCTTCTTCAGGAGATCGAAGGATTGTGAAAGTGATGATTGGCCAACTCAATGATGGAAGGAGCATTCGTGGTTGATGCACGTAATTTCGTGAATGTATATGTCGTTATGATGAAGAACAGTAATTTGGAGGTCATTATACGGGTTTTAGTGATTCTCAGAAATTTGAATAACGAGATGAAAAGATTCTTGTTCAAGGAGAGGATTATTGGGTTTCAAACCAATAAGCTGTATGGGCTTGGTGATACAAGACATAATTGGATTGTGTAATGAGTAAACAATTATTATCCTAATCGGGTTGGATAATAATTGTATGTAGGCAATTATTATATATGGTATGTCTTGGTCACAAAGTTGGAAGATTGGATATCAAAAAAGGAAGGCTTGTATAACAAGTATGAGAAGACCTGTAGAAGAAGTATGGTAAATCTTAGTGGCTACTTTTTGGATGACTATATAAACATAATTCTATTAAGCTTGATAGTTATGCTTAAAAAATGTAGTCGTCTTAGGTATTATTTGGGAGATATTTGAGCGTTGGTTGGCTCAAGTATCAGTTTGCAACACCATTGAGATGttatgtattgatgtattattgataattattttgattaataatacaagttgtgATGTGGGGTTTCTACGTCATATATTATTTGTATGTACTCAGCATTGATCGATTGAATTGTTGATATTAAATAAATGCACAACAATAGGACATTTATATATCATAAATTAACAAGACCCGGAAAATTAAACCAAATATTGAAACAATCACGAAGTTCAAAATAAGCTA
This window contains:
- the LOC141670478 gene encoding serine/arginine-rich splicing factor SR45a-like, with the protein product MADSPRKRYSRSPSPYDEQLRLPNSRSRSRSRSWSRPRERSRSRSVSRGRGRPTEVVNPGNTLYVTGLSTRVTERDLEDHFNKEGKVASCFLVVEPRSRISRGFAFITMNSVEDADRCIKHLNQSVLEGRYITVERSRRKRPRTPTPGHYLGLARDSSSRGERGDRGDRGGRYRGGSGRDEYRRSPRRSPYRHGRDYSPPPRRSPYGGRSRRERTRSPPYSPYGGRSRKERTRSPPYSPPYSPDRTYAHRSR
- the LOC141670477 gene encoding bifunctional nuclease 2 isoform X2, which encodes MMVGAPALRIHTMSTTTTGVDQAHTSSRRLCCKFLNLRLILNQQQHQLIRSRSRSRRGSSNLCLAFIYCNTNSNSNNSDYYNTHPQGAGDDFILASLLLSETVSHHHMRIHGFQEEIKWNSSNKIPQFSIQGRKPRAESNFIGPGFLQRFQSPTIFLKISCDEDFLLPIVVGEFAVQKLIESSQEDYNGDYPNHFQLVRHIVGKLGYEVNMIKITERVVNTYFAGIYFQKPGKSEILRVDARPSDAINVAQRCKVPIYVNKQVVLNDAIKIDYGGRIRDTKSVYDVTLDSAADGPDLLLEELDMVKNMNLAVKQERYSEAGTRNMIHVERQTHEAS
- the LOC141670477 gene encoding bifunctional nuclease 2 isoform X3, translated to MMVGAPALRIHTMSTTTTGVDQAHTSSRRLCCKFLNLRLILNQQQHQLIRSRSRSRRGSSNLCLAFIYCNTNSNSNNSDYYNTHPQGAGDDFILASLLLSETVSHHHMRIHGFQEEIKWNSSNKIPQFSIQGRKPRAESNFIGPGFLQRFQSPTIFLKISCDEDFLLPIVVGEFAVQKLIESSQEDYNGDYPNHFQLVRHIVGKLGYEVNMIKITERVVNTYFAGIYFQKPGKSEILRVDARPSDAINVAQRCKVPIYVNKQVVLNDAIKIDYGGRIRDTKSVYDVTLDSAADGPDLLLEELDMVKNMNLAVKQERYSEAGTVVFHSMVK
- the LOC141670477 gene encoding bifunctional nuclease 1 isoform X1: MMVGAPALRIHTMSTTTTGVDQAHTSSRRLCCKFLNLRLILNQQQHQLIRSRSRSRRGSSNLCLAFIYCNTNSNSNNSDYYNTHPQGAGDDFILASLLLSETVSHHHMRIHGFQEEIKWNSSNKIPQFSIQGRKPRAESNFIGPGFLQRFQSPTIFLKISCDEDFLLPIVVGEFAVQKLIESSQEDYNGDYPNHFQLVRHIVGKLGYEVNMIKITERVVNTYFAGIYFQKPGKSEILRVDARPSDAINVAQRCKVPIYVNKQVVLNDAIKIDYGGRIRDTKSVYDVTLDSAADGPDLLLEELDMVKNMNLAVKQERYSEAAMWRDKLMKHRDLRNEH